A region of Bacillus cabrialesii DNA encodes the following proteins:
- a CDS encoding sodium-dependent transporter, protein MKEANQWSSKLGFILAAAGSAIGLGAIWKFPYVAGTSGGGAFLLIFILFTVLIGLPLLLGEFIIGRKTQKDAVQSYKTLAPGTKWHWIGYLGMATCFILLSFYSVVGGWILIYITKGFTGGLSQTSGFDTIFASTISNPYLAVGGQLLFMVVTILVVAKGVSSGIEKASQVLMPALFILFIILMVRSVTLDGAMEGLKFFLMPDFSAIDANTILYAMGQSFFLLSVGVSVMVTYSSYLEKQENLVQSAVSVTVLNVLVAVMAGIAIFPAVFSFGLKPDQGPVLLFNVLPTVFNQMPFGIIFLLAFLILFLFAALTSAFSMLEILVAVLSKGDVNKRKRFAWLGGIAIFIVGVPSALSYGVLSDVSIFHLSIFDAADYLVSNILMPLGALLISIFVPLKIPKQDLFDELKSGSNLKRKWFAVWLLLIRYLSPVAIIIVFLHVIGIF, encoded by the coding sequence GTGAAGGAAGCGAATCAATGGTCTTCGAAGCTGGGCTTTATTTTAGCCGCGGCAGGATCAGCTATCGGACTTGGCGCGATATGGAAGTTCCCATATGTAGCGGGAACCAGCGGAGGAGGCGCATTTTTACTTATTTTTATTTTATTCACGGTTTTAATCGGGCTGCCTTTATTGTTAGGTGAATTCATCATAGGCAGAAAAACACAAAAAGATGCCGTACAGTCCTATAAAACACTTGCTCCAGGAACAAAGTGGCATTGGATCGGTTATCTAGGCATGGCGACGTGCTTTATTCTATTATCTTTTTACAGCGTTGTCGGCGGATGGATTTTAATTTATATTACAAAAGGCTTCACTGGCGGTTTATCGCAAACATCGGGTTTTGATACGATATTTGCAAGTACGATTTCAAATCCTTATTTGGCTGTAGGAGGCCAGCTGCTCTTTATGGTGGTGACAATTTTAGTTGTTGCAAAAGGAGTAAGCAGCGGGATTGAAAAAGCAAGCCAAGTATTAATGCCGGCGCTTTTTATATTATTTATTATTTTAATGGTGCGTTCCGTTACGCTTGATGGCGCGATGGAAGGGCTCAAGTTTTTCCTGATGCCTGATTTTTCAGCGATTGACGCTAATACAATTTTGTACGCGATGGGCCAGTCCTTTTTCTTATTAAGTGTGGGTGTATCTGTCATGGTAACGTATAGCTCTTATTTAGAGAAACAGGAAAATCTGGTGCAGTCCGCTGTATCAGTAACTGTATTGAACGTGCTTGTTGCTGTGATGGCAGGAATTGCGATTTTTCCAGCTGTCTTTTCATTCGGCCTCAAACCAGACCAAGGTCCGGTTCTGTTATTTAACGTGCTGCCGACCGTATTTAATCAAATGCCGTTCGGAATTATCTTTTTATTAGCATTTTTAATTCTATTTTTATTTGCGGCATTGACATCCGCTTTCTCAATGCTGGAAATTTTGGTCGCGGTACTTTCAAAAGGTGATGTCAATAAAAGAAAACGATTCGCTTGGTTAGGCGGAATTGCTATTTTTATTGTCGGGGTGCCGTCTGCATTATCATATGGTGTTTTAAGTGACGTCTCTATATTCCACTTGTCTATTTTTGATGCGGCAGACTATCTTGTAAGCAATATTTTAATGCCGTTAGGCGCGTTATTGATTTCTATTTTTGTTCCATTAAAAATACCGAAACAGGATTTGTTCGACGAGCTGAAAAGCGGTTCCAACCTTAAACGAAAGTGGTTTGCGGTTTGGCTCCTGCTCATTCGTTATCTTTCACCTGTTGCCATCATCATTGTATTTTTGCATGTGATAGGCATTTTTTAA